A region of Drosophila mauritiana strain mau12 chromosome 3L, ASM438214v1, whole genome shotgun sequence DNA encodes the following proteins:
- the LOC117139749 gene encoding JNK-interacting protein 1 isoform X1, which yields MADSEFEEFHRPIFEPHTIAGFGSGAGSKKNNPHAFYSLIPNDDLEDSHSSKSDGDGSDQEDGIGLVEHEPKMRQVEDDELGDGLKVTLSSDGSLDTNDSFNSHRHHPLNHQDAIGGFLGMDTSGLGGNSAPVTIGASTDLLAPNTAATRRRRKLPEIPKNKKSSILHLLGGSNFGSLADEFRNGGGGGIPPAVRSGQQRSFLSLKCGYLMDEDSSPDSERMQSLGDVDSGHSTAHSPNDFKSMSPQITSPVSQSPFPPPFGGVPFGQLEMLEATHRGLHKFVPRHHDEIELEIGDAIYVQKEAEDLWCEGVNLRTGRQGIFPSAYAVDLDYNEFDPTVQLVKKERYLLGYLGSVETLAHKGTGVVCQAVRKIVGEYGNSPTGQTCILEVSDQGLRMVDRSGPNQNKKDKKPCIDYFYSLKNVSFCAFHPRDHRFIGFITKHPTVQRFACHVFKGSESTRPVAEAVGRAFQRFYQKFIETAYPIEDIYIE from the exons ATGGCCGACAGCGAATTCGAGGAGTTCCACAGGCCCATATTTGAGCCCCATACGATTGCTGGCTTCGGATCTGGAGCAGGCAGCAAGAAGAATAATCCCCATGCATTTTACTC TTTAATTCCCAACGATGACCTGGAGGACTCGCACTCCTCGAAGAGCGATGGCGACGGTTCGGATCAGGAGGATGGCATTGGTCTTGTGGAACACGAGCCCAAGATGCGTCAGGTGGAGGACGATGAGCTAGGCGACGGGCTGAAAGTCACTCTGTCCTCGGACGGCTCCCTGGACACAAACGACTCTTTTAATTCGCACCGACATCATCCGTTGAACCACCAGGATGCGATTGGAGGCTTCCTGGGCATGGACACCAGTGGATTGGGTGGCAACAGTGCTCCTGTGACCATTGGAGCCAGCACAGATCTGCTGGCACCCAATACAGCTGCCACGCGACGTCGTCGCAAGTTGCCGGAAATACCGAAAAACAAGAAAT CTTCCATTCTGCATCTTCTAGGTGGTTCCAACTTTGGCTCCCTGGCGGATGAGTTCCGCAACGGTGGTGGTGGGGGAATCCCTCCAGCAGTTCGCAGTGGACAACAGCGCTCATTTCTGTCCCTCAAATGCGGCTACTTGATGGACGAGGACTCCAGTCCGGATTCGGAGAGGATGCAGAGTCTGGGCGACGTGGACAGTGGTCACAGCACGGCGCACTCGCCCAACGACTTCAAGAGCATGTCGCCGCAGATCACGTCTCCCGTTTCGCAGTCCCCCTTTCCGCCTCCCTTTGGCGGCGTGCCCTTTGGCCAGCTGGAGATGCTGGAGGCCACGCACCGTGGTCTGCACAAGTTTGTGCCGCGGCACCACGACGAGATCGAGCTGGAGATCGGCGACGCCATCTACGTGCAGAAGGAGGCCGAGGACCTGTGGTGCGAGGGCGTGAATCTCCGCACCGGAAGGCAGGGCATCTTCCCCTCGGCCTACGCCGTGGACCTGGACTACAACGAGTTCGATCCCACAGTGCAGCTGGTGAAGAAGGAGCGCTACCTGCTGGGCTACCTCGGATCCGTGGAGACGCTGGCGCACAAGGGCACCGGAGTCGTTTGCCAGGCGGTGCGCAAGATTGTCGGCGAGTACGGCAACTCACCGACCGGACAGACCTGCATCCTGGAGGTTTCCGACCAGGGACTGCGCATGGTGGATCGATCGGGCCCGAAT caaaacaaaaaggacAAGAAACCTTGCATCGACTACTTCTACTCCCTGAAGAACGTCTCCTTCTGCGCATTTCACCCTCGCGATCACCGCTTCATTGGCTTCATCACCAAACATCCCACGGTTCAGCGGTTCGCCTGCCACGTCTTCAAGGGCTCGGAGTCCACCAGACCGGTGGCCGAGGCAGTGGG TCGTGCTTTCCAGCGATTCTATCAGAAATTCATTGAAACCGCTTATCCCATCGAGGACATCTACATTGAGTAG
- the LOC117139749 gene encoding JNK-interacting protein 1 isoform X2, translated as MADSEFEEFHRPIFEPHTIAGFGSGAGSKKNNPHAFYSLIPNDDLEDSHSSKSDGDGSDQEDGIGLVEHEPKMRQVEDDELGDGLKVTLSSDGSLDTNDSFNSHRHHPLNHQDAIGGFLGMDTSGLGGNSAPVTIGASTDLLAPNTAATRRRRKLPEIPKNKKCGSNFGSLADEFRNGGGGGIPPAVRSGQQRSFLSLKCGYLMDEDSSPDSERMQSLGDVDSGHSTAHSPNDFKSMSPQITSPVSQSPFPPPFGGVPFGQLEMLEATHRGLHKFVPRHHDEIELEIGDAIYVQKEAEDLWCEGVNLRTGRQGIFPSAYAVDLDYNEFDPTVQLVKKERYLLGYLGSVETLAHKGTGVVCQAVRKIVGEYGNSPTGQTCILEVSDQGLRMVDRSGPNQNKKDKKPCIDYFYSLKNVSFCAFHPRDHRFIGFITKHPTVQRFACHVFKGSESTRPVAEAVGRAFQRFYQKFIETAYPIEDIYIE; from the exons ATGGCCGACAGCGAATTCGAGGAGTTCCACAGGCCCATATTTGAGCCCCATACGATTGCTGGCTTCGGATCTGGAGCAGGCAGCAAGAAGAATAATCCCCATGCATTTTACTC TTTAATTCCCAACGATGACCTGGAGGACTCGCACTCCTCGAAGAGCGATGGCGACGGTTCGGATCAGGAGGATGGCATTGGTCTTGTGGAACACGAGCCCAAGATGCGTCAGGTGGAGGACGATGAGCTAGGCGACGGGCTGAAAGTCACTCTGTCCTCGGACGGCTCCCTGGACACAAACGACTCTTTTAATTCGCACCGACATCATCCGTTGAACCACCAGGATGCGATTGGAGGCTTCCTGGGCATGGACACCAGTGGATTGGGTGGCAACAGTGCTCCTGTGACCATTGGAGCCAGCACAGATCTGCTGGCACCCAATACAGCTGCCACGCGACGTCGTCGCAAGTTGCCGGAAATACCGAAAAACAAGAAAT GTGGTTCCAACTTTGGCTCCCTGGCGGATGAGTTCCGCAACGGTGGTGGTGGGGGAATCCCTCCAGCAGTTCGCAGTGGACAACAGCGCTCATTTCTGTCCCTCAAATGCGGCTACTTGATGGACGAGGACTCCAGTCCGGATTCGGAGAGGATGCAGAGTCTGGGCGACGTGGACAGTGGTCACAGCACGGCGCACTCGCCCAACGACTTCAAGAGCATGTCGCCGCAGATCACGTCTCCCGTTTCGCAGTCCCCCTTTCCGCCTCCCTTTGGCGGCGTGCCCTTTGGCCAGCTGGAGATGCTGGAGGCCACGCACCGTGGTCTGCACAAGTTTGTGCCGCGGCACCACGACGAGATCGAGCTGGAGATCGGCGACGCCATCTACGTGCAGAAGGAGGCCGAGGACCTGTGGTGCGAGGGCGTGAATCTCCGCACCGGAAGGCAGGGCATCTTCCCCTCGGCCTACGCCGTGGACCTGGACTACAACGAGTTCGATCCCACAGTGCAGCTGGTGAAGAAGGAGCGCTACCTGCTGGGCTACCTCGGATCCGTGGAGACGCTGGCGCACAAGGGCACCGGAGTCGTTTGCCAGGCGGTGCGCAAGATTGTCGGCGAGTACGGCAACTCACCGACCGGACAGACCTGCATCCTGGAGGTTTCCGACCAGGGACTGCGCATGGTGGATCGATCGGGCCCGAAT caaaacaaaaaggacAAGAAACCTTGCATCGACTACTTCTACTCCCTGAAGAACGTCTCCTTCTGCGCATTTCACCCTCGCGATCACCGCTTCATTGGCTTCATCACCAAACATCCCACGGTTCAGCGGTTCGCCTGCCACGTCTTCAAGGGCTCGGAGTCCACCAGACCGGTGGCCGAGGCAGTGGG TCGTGCTTTCCAGCGATTCTATCAGAAATTCATTGAAACCGCTTATCCCATCGAGGACATCTACATTGAGTAG